The following nucleotide sequence is from Streptomyces brevispora.
TCGCGTGCTGCTTTTCCACCGCGCGCGCGGAACCCGCGTGGGTCGCCTCTTCGGTACGGCGCTGCAGGTCCGCGAGCTTGCCCGCGGTGGTGTGGATGTCGATCTCTTCCGGCTCGGACATCGGGTTGCGGCTCCCTGCCTGGTCACGGGGACGACTGTGCTGCTGATCAGCGGATGAACAGCTACTGCCCCGTAGCGTATCGGCGCGGATACGGTTCGGCAGTGCGTCGTTTGACACACCTAGGGTGGCTTGCATGACACCTTCGGATGCGTCTCACAGCCGTTGGTCGGACCTGGACCGGCCGCCCCTGAACGTTCCCGCGCTGCGGCGCGGTCTGCTCCGGCCGGGCGGGCTGTGGAGCTCCCTCGACGTCGTGGACACCACCGGGTCCACCAACTCCGACCTCGCGCGGCGCGCGGCCGGCCTCACCGAGGGTGCCGTCCTGGTCGCCGAGGAGCAGACCGCCGGACGGGGGCGCCTCGACCGGACCTGGTCCGCCCCGGCCCGCTCGGGCCTGTTCCTCTCCGTCTACCTGACCCCCGGCGCCGTACCGGCACAGCGGTGGGGCTGGCTGCCGCTGCTCACCGGTGTCGCGGTGGCGGCCGGCCTGGAGCGGTCGGCGGGCGTCGACACGGCACTGAAGTGGCCCAACGACCTGCTGGTCACGGTCGGCGGCGAGGAGCGCAAGACGGGCGGCATCCTGGCCGAACGGGCCGGGGACGGCGTCGTCATCGGCATCGGCCTCAACGTCTCCCTGCGCGCGGACGAGCTGCCCGCCCCCACGGCCGCCTCGCTCGCCCTGGCCGGGGCGGTCTCCACGGACCGCGAGACGCTGCTCAGGGGCGTGCTGCGGTCGCTGGAGCACTGGTACGGGGCGTGGCGCGCGGCGGACGGCGACGCGGCCGTGAGCGGCCTGCGGGAGGCGTACGCGGCGAACTGCGCGACGCTCGGGCGGACGGTACGGGCCCAGCTGCCGGGCGACCGCACGCTCACCGGGGAGGCGGTGGCCATCGACGGGGACGGGCGGCTGGTCCTGTCGACCGGCGACGGCCTCCAGGAGCCGGTGTCGGCGGGCGACATCGTGCATCTGAGGGGGGTCGGGGGCGGTCTGACCTGAGCGGCGCGCCCGGCGCGGGGCGCGCCGACGGCCGGAGGCGTCCGGCCGCCGGACCGCCCTCGGACACCCGACCGGATATTTCCCGGCCCGCCCGGCATCCGGTTGACCTGAGGACGTGAGGTAGGGCACACCTGCCGTATCGTTGAGGCGATCCACCGACAGATCGGCAGGGCAGTGCGCAGGGAACGGGCAGGAGGCGGCTGGTGACCGTCGACGACACGAACTCCGGAGCGGGCGCGGAGCCCCCGTCGGACCCATCGGTGCACGCGACACCGCATCACGAAGTCGACCACACGGCCGAGCCGACCGACGACCCCCTCGCGATCAGGCTGGAAGCGCTGATCCTGGGCGCCGACCGGCGCTACACCCCGTTCCAGGCCGCCCGGACCGCGGGCGTCTCCATGGACCTGGCGTCCCGGTTCTGGCGGGCCATGGGCTTCGCCGACATCGGTCAGGCCAAGGCGCTGACCGAGGCGGACGTGCTGGCGCTGCGGCGGCTGTCCGGTCTGGTCGAGGCCGGGCTGCTCAGCGAGCCGATGGCGATCCAGGTGGCCCGGTCGACCGGGCAGACCACCGCCCGGCTGGCGGAGTGGCAGATCGACTCGTTCCTGGAGGGGCTGACCGAGCCGCCCGAGCCCGGAATGACCCGTACCGAGGTCACGTACCCCCTGATCGAACTGCTCCTGCCGGAGCTGGAGGAGTTCCTGGTCTACGTGTGGCGGCGCCAGCTCGCCGCCGCCACCGGCCGGGTCGTACAGGCCGCGGACGACGACGAGATGGTCGACCGGCGGCTCGCCGTCGGCTTCGCCGACCTCGTCGGGTTCACCCGGCTCACCCGCCGCCTGGAGGAGGAGGAGCTCGGCGAGCTCGTCGAGTCCTTCGAGACCACCTGCGCCGACCTGGTCGCCGCGCACGGCGGCCGGCTCATCAAGACCCTCGGCGACGAGGTGCTCTTCGCCGCCGACGACGCGGGCACCGCTGCCGAGATCGCGCTGCGCCTCGTCGAGGCGATGGCCCTGGACGAGACGATGCCGGCGCTGCGCGTCGGTATCGCGTTCGGCACGGTCACCACCCGGATGGGCGATGTGTTCGGCACCACGGTGAACCTCGCCAGCCGGCTCACCTCGATAGCGCCGAAGGACGCCGTCCTGGTGGACGGGGCGTTCGCCGAGGAGCTGATCCGTACCGGCGACGCGCCCGCGTCCGAGGCCCGGGCCGCCGAGGAGGCCGCGGCCGCCGCCGAGCTGGCCGAGAAGGCGGGCGCGGGCGGCGCGGAGCCGAGGCCCGTGCCCAGGTACCGCTACGGGCTCCAGCCGATGTGGCAGCGCCCGGTGCGTGGCCTCGGCATCGTCGAGCCGTGGCTGCTGGCCCGCCGCGGCACCTCCTGAGAAGCTCCGCCCCGCCCCTGACCGGCTTCCCCGGGAGCGCTCTAGGATCCCTCCGGTAACGCTCGTTAACCGACAGGGGTGCAGTCATGACCGTCACGTCCGAGCAGCGGTTCGGGGAGTTCGTCGCCGTACGGGGCCACGAGGGCCTGGAACACGTCGCCGAGCTGGTCCTCGACCGGCCGCGGGCCATGAACGCGGTGTCCACGGACATGGCCCGCTCGATCGCCGCCGCCTGCGCCGCGCTGGCCGCCGACCCGGACGTACGGGTCACCGTCCTCACCTCCAGCCATGAACGGGCCTTCTGCGTGGGGGCGGACCTCAAGGAGCGGAACTCCTTCACCGATGCCGATCTGGTGCGCCAGCGGCCCACCGCACGCGCCGCCTACACCGGTGTGCTCGAACTGCCCATGCCGACGATCGCCGCCGTGCACGGCTTCGCGCTCGGCGGCGGATTCGAGCTGGCCCTGTCGTGCGATCTGATCGTCGCCGACCGGACCGCCCTGGTGGGCCTGCCCGAGGTCTCGGTCGGGGTCATCCCGGGCGGCGGCGGCACCCAGCTGCTGCCGCGCCGGGTCGGGGCGGCGCGCGCCGCGGAGCTGATCTTCACCGCGCGCCGGGTGGAGGCTGCCGAGGCCCGGGAGCTGGGGCTGGTCGACGAGCTGGTGGCGGAGGGCGAGGACCGGTCCGAGGCGCTGGCGCTCGCCGGCCGGATCGCGGGCAACTCCCCGGTGGGGCTGCGGGCGGCCAAGCGGGCGCTGCGGCTGGGGCACGGGCTCGATCTGCGGGCCGGCCTGGAGGTGGAGGACTCGGCGTGGCGGTCGGTGGCCTTCTCCGGCGACCGGGCGGAGGGTGTGGCCGCGTTCAACGAGAAGCGGAAGCCGAACTGGCCCGGGGAGTGACGCGGGGCGGCATCGGGTGACCGTGTGACAGCGCAACGAGGATGGCCAAAGCAGCAAAATGATCAAAGCACCACAAATCAACATAGGCTGTAGCGATGGGTGGTGATGATGCGCGGCTGCGGGCCGTGGTTTCGCTTGCGCAGGCGATGGCGGCGGCGCACACCCCGCGGGGGTGCTGGCGAGCGGCCGCGCTGGGGGCGTGCGAGGCGTTGGGCGGCAGCTTTGCCGCGCTGTCGGTCTGGGAGCGCGGGCGCGGGCGGCTGCGGGTCCTGGTGAACGCGGGCGAGCGGGCCGAGGGGGAGGAGGAGTTCCCCGACGAGGAGACGTACCCGGTGCATCAGTTCCCGGAGATCACCGAGTTCCTCCATGAGCGGTGGGCCGGGGGCGGTGAGCCGGACGCCTGGGTGGAGACCGCCGAGGGCCCGCTGGAGCCGGAGCCCGCGGGCGACGGGCGGGGGGCCGGGGCGGCGGGTGCGCACGGTTACGGGCGCGGCTACTGCCATCAGCGGGTGGCGTCCCTGCGCCGGCGCGGGCGCGGCTGCTGTGTGGTCGCGCCGATCGTGCTGCACGGGCGGGCCTGGGGTGAGCTCTATGTGGCGCGTCCGGCGGGGGAGCCGGTGTTCGGGCGCCGGGACGCGGACTTCGCGACCGTGCTGGCCGCCGTCGTGGCTGCCGGGATCTCCCAGACGGAGCGCCTGGAGGAGGTGCGCAAGCTCGCCTTCACCGACCCGCTGACCGGCCTCGCCAACCGCCGGGCCGTCGACATGCGGCTGGACGAGGCGGTGGAGCGGCACCGGGTGGACGGTTCGGTGGTCAGCCTGGTCGTCTGCGATCTGAACGGGCTGAAGTGGGTCAACGACACCCATGGCCACGCGGTCGGCGACCGTCTGCTGGAACGTTTCGGCTCGGTGCTGTCCCGGTGTGGCGCGATGCTGCCCGGTGCGCTGTCGGCCCGGCTCGGCGGGGACGAGTTCTGTCTGCTGGCCTTGGGTCCGGGGGCGGACGAGGTGGTCGAGGTGGCCACCGAGCTCTGCGGGCGGGCGGCCGAGCTGGAGTTCGGCAACGGGGTCGCGTGCGGGATCGCCTCCACCGGCGACCCGATCGGCCCGGTGGTCTCCGCGCGGCGGCTGTTCCGGCTCGCGGACGCCGCCCAGTATCGGGCGAAGGCGGCCCGGTCACTGAAACCCGTGGTGGCGGGGCGCGACGGCGAGGTGCTCCGGCTGGCAGACTCCCCGCCCAAACCCGCCCACGACCGTCGCCGGCTGCGCGGAAACCGTCCCTGAGCCGTGCGGTGACCTTCTCTGGGCCGCGCGGTGACCTTCCCTGAGCCGCGCCGTCCGATCGGTAAGGGGTCAACCGGGCGACCACTAGTGACATGAAGAGATTCAATCCGTACGCTTCTGAATATGGATATGCATACAGTCGTGGTGGGGACGTCCGGTACCACTGCTCAGGACGTCATCGCCGTGGCCCGCGGCAACGCCCGTGTCGAGCTCTCCGCGGCCGCGGTGGACGCTCTCGCCGCGGCCCGTGAGGTCATCGACGCGCTCGCCGCCAAGCCCGAGCCGGTCTACGGCGTCTCCACCGGCTTCGGGGCACTGGCCAGCCGCCACATCAGCCCGGAGCTCCGCGCGCAGCTCCAGCGCAACATCGTCCGTTCGCACGCCGCCGGCATGGGCCCGCGGGTCGAGCGCGAGGTCGTCAGGGCGCTGATGTTCCTCCGGCTGAAGACGGTCGCCTCCGGCCACACCGGCGTGCGGCCCGAGATCGCGCAGACCATGGCCGACGTCCTGAACGCCGGGATCACTCCCGTTGTCCACGAGTACGGCTCGCTCGGCTGCTCGGGCGACCTGGCCCCGCTCTCGCACTGCGCGCTGACCCTGATGGGCGAGGGCGACGCGGAGGGCCCCGACGGCACCGTGCGCCCCGCCGGTGAGCTCCTCGCCGCCCACGGCATCACCCCGGTCGAGCTGCGCGAGAAGGAGGGCCTCGCCCTCCTCAACGGCACCGACGGCATGCTCGGCATGCTCGTGATGGCCATCGCCGACCTCCAGAACCTCTACACCTCGGCGGACATCACCGCGGCCCTCTCGCTGGAGGCCCTGCTCGGCACGGACAAGGTCCTCGCCCCCGAGCTGCACGCCATCCGCCCGCACCCCGGCCAGGGCGTCAGCGCCGACAACATGCTGCGGGTGCTCGCCGGATCGGGGCTCACCGGTCACCATCAGGACGACGCCCCGCGCGTCCAGGACGCCTACTCCGTGCGGTGCGCACCGCAGGTCAACGGCGCGGGCCGCGACACCCTCGCCCACGCCCGGCTCGTCGCCGACCGCGAACTGGCCGCCGCCGTGGACAACCCGGTGGTGCTGTCCGACGGCAGGGTCGAGTCCAACGGGAACTTCCACGGCGCCCCGGTCGCGTACGTCCTGGACTTCCTGGCGATCGCCGCGGCCGACCTCGGCTCGATCACCGAGCGCCGGACCGACCGGCTGCTGGACAAGAACCGTTCGCACGGGCTGCCGCCGTTCCTCGCGGACGACGCGGGTGTCGACTCCGGCCTGATGATCGCCCAGTACACCCAGGCCGCCCTGGTCAGCGAGATGAAGCGGCTCGCCGTCCCGGCGTCGGCGGACTCGATCCCGTCCTCCGCGATGCAGGAGGACCACGTCTCCATGGGCTGGTCGGCCGCGCGCAAGCTCCGTACCGCCGTCGAGAACCTCGCCCGGATCGTCGCCGTCGAGCTGTACGCGGCGACCCGCGCGATCGAACTGCGTGCCGCGCAGGGGCTGACCCCGGCGCCCGCCTCACTGGCGGCCGTCGAGGCGCTGCGCGCGGCGGGCGTGGAGGGCCCGGGCCCGGACCGCTTCCTGTCGCCCGACCTGGCCGCCGCGGACGCCTTCGTGCGCGCGGGCGCGCTGGTCGCGGCGGTGGAACCGGTGACGGGCCGACTCGCCTGACCAGGGCCCTGGTTCGGCGACGTACGCGCGCGATGACGTAGGCGCTCAGACGCTCAGTGGCGTACGCGTTCGGTGAGGGTGTGCGAGTTCAGTGACGTACGGGGAAGCGGTCACCGGGCGGACCCGGTGACCGCTTCCTCGTCACGGTCGGTGCGTCGGCAGCGGGCCGGTGCGGTGGGCGGAGTGGACGACGAAGCCCGCACCGATGCCCAGGAACGCCATGCCCCCGATCAGGTACGGGGTCGTGTCGATCCCGGTCCCGGTGTCGGCGAGCGTCGCGCCGTCCGTGCCGGTTCCGGTGAGGGCGGAAGTCCGCCCCGGTGTGCCCTGGGTGGTGCCCGTGTTACCGGTCGCGTTGGCCGTTGGGACGAACCAGAGGGCGCACAGCAGCGTTCCCGCAGCGGTGGCGGTCAGGAGCGGGCGGCGGGTGATGGCCACAGAATCTATCCCCCTTGTGACAGCCGTGAGTTAGGCCTGGGACCGATGCTAGTGAAAGCAGCGGGTCGCAGGAAAGCCGCAGCGGCCGGGAGCTTACGCTCCGGCACATGAGCACTTCTGAGACATCACGTTATGTTCGACTTCGCGTGGAAATGGTGTTGGAGATCACGGACGCCGAGGCCCTGAGCGGGACCGCTCTGGAGAGCCTCGCGGCCGAGTACGGGGAGCCAGGCGGCGATTCCGCCGAGGAGCGCACGCATGCCGAGAACGCGGTCAGGGAAGACGGTGCGGAGGCCCTCGCCTCGCTGATCGACCCGTTCGACCTGGTGAGCGAGGTGCCCGGGGTCGAGCTGACCCAGGCCTCCTGGACCAGCGAGAGCATCGCCTACGACCCGCAGGACCCGGACGGATGGGACCTCGACGACGGCGATGACGAGGACGACGGCGACGAGCACGGTGCCGGCGTCCCGCACAATGGGGAGGAGAACGACGACGACGGCAGTGCGGAGCGGCGGGCGTAACAGGTGGAGGATCACCGGCCCCGGCCCGCTCGCAGCGGGCCGGGGCCGGTGTGCGTGACAGCCGGCGGACCGGGTCGTGCAACAGCCGCACAACCGGGTCGGACACCGACGGCACCCATGTGGTGGACCACGGGAACCACCGCTGTTTCCACCGCGTCGATGAGTGGTGTTCCCCACATCTCCCGCAGATGTGGAACTGGCAGCCCTTTCAGAGGGTTCTTGGAGCATTGACGGGGTATCGCCGGTCGACGGCCGGGCTCGGGGTTTTGGGGATTTCGGCAACGATGGAGAAGCGTGTGATGACGGACAGCAAGCGGCGCAAGGGTCTTATGGCCGCGTCCGCACTGCTCGGCGGCGTGCTGGTGCTTTCGGCCTGCAGCGACGGCGGCGACAAGGGCGGTTCCAGCCCCGACAGCTCGAAGACGTCACAGGCTGCCGAGGTCGACAAAGCGGCGGCCGAGGAAACCTCGGAAGCCCAGATAGCGATCGCGCCGAAGAACGGTGCGACCAACGCGAGCATCAACAACGACGCGAAGGTCTCCGTCGCCAAGGGCAAGCTGACGGACGTCACGATGACCACGACGGCCGGTGCCGCGGTCAAGGGCACCCTCGCGGCCGACGGCACCAGTTGGACGCCGGACGCCCAGCTGGAGCGCTCGACCACGTACAAGATCAGCGCCACGGCGAAGGACTCGAAGGGCCGCGAGGCGCACGAGAACAGCTCCTTCACCACCGTGTCGCCTGCCAACAGCTTCATCGGGAACTTCACCCCCGAGGACGGCTCCACCGTCGGCGTCGGCATGCCCGTCTCGATCAACTTCAACAAGGCGATCACGGACAAGAAGGCAGTCCAGGACGGCATCACGGTCACGTCCAGCAGCGGCCAGCAGGTCGTCGGCCACTGGTTCAACGCGCAGCGTCTGGACCTGCGCCCCGAGAACTACTGGCAGGGCGGCTCCACCGTCACGCTGAAGCTGGCGCTGGACGGCGTCGAGGGCGCGGACGGCGTCTTCGGTGTGCAGCAGAAGACGGTCACCTTCAAGGTCGGCCGCAACCAGGTCTCGACCGTGGACGCCAAGACGCACATGATGACCGTCACCCAGAACGGGAAGACGATCAAGACCATCCCGATCTCCGCCGGTTCCTCGGACAACCCGACGTACAACGGCCAGATGGTGATCTCCGAGAAGTTCAAGGAGACCCGGATGGACGGTGCGACGGTCGGCTTCACCGACGACGACGGCAAGGGCGAGTACGACATCAAGGACGTGCCGCACGCCATGCGGCTGTCCACGTCGGGCACCTTCATCCACGGCAACTACTGGGGTGCCAAGTCGATCTTCGGCAGCGCCAACACCAGCCACGGCTGTGTCGGTCTCTCCGACACGAAGGGTGCGGGTGACGCCGGTCAGCCCGGCGCCTGGTTCTACAACAACTCCATCGTCGGTGACGTGGTCATCATCAAGAACTCCCCGGACAAGACCATCCAGCCCGACAACGGACTCAACGGCTGGAACATGAGCTGGGCCCAGTGGCAGGCCCCCGCGGCCTGACCCGACGTCCTCCTCGCCCCGGCAGGACCTCGATCGGCCCCAAGTCCCTTACCGCAGGCGGCGGCACCGGATCCGCACGGATCCCGGTGCCGCCGCCTGCGGCGTTCCCGGGCGTTCTCATCCGGATCTCATGGTGGCCTTAACCCACCATCACAACCGGTTCATAACCTCGCGCCATGTTCTTCACCTACCTCCGGCGCGAGCTGCGCCGCCGCAGAAAGGCGGCGCTCGTCGTCGCCTCGGGCCTCGGCCTCGGCATCGCGCTGGTCATCATCGTCAGCTCGGTCTCCTCGGGCATGAGCAAGGCCCAGGACAAGGTCCTGGAATCGCTGTACGGCCTCGGCACCGACATGACCGTCACCAAGGCCGCCGCGGCTCCGGGCTCCGGCACGGAGCGGCCCAGGTTCGAGTTCGACGCCAAGGACAGCGGTGACGACTCGACCCAGAGCACGGACCGGGTCATGGTCCAGGGCTTCCAGACACTGGCCGCCACCACCGTCGCCGAGGTGGACCAGCAGGACGGCGTCGCCGACGCCGTCGGCGGACTGAGCGTGACCGTGATGAAGGTGGACGGCCAGTTCAAGCGCGGTGAGTTCAAGCAGCAGGGCGGCACGGCCGAGAGCGGCCGCGGCGGCCCCGGAGGCAGCGGCGTGCCGCAGGGCGAGGTCAAGGGCGGCGGCGCCTCCTTCGACGTCAACTCCTACACGGTCTACGGCACCGACGTCACCAAGCAGGACCTGGGCCCGCTGACCTCGTCGAAGATCACCGCGGGACGGACGTTCAGGACCACCGAGACCAACGGCAAGGTGGCCGTCGTCGACGCCGCGTACGCCAAGGAGAAGAAGCTCACCGTCGGCAAGACGGTGACCGTCCACGGCACCGAGTTCACGATCGTCGGCGTCTCGACGGCCGACAGCGGCGACGCCGCCGCCAACCTCTACATCCCGCTCCAGCGGGCGCAGACCCTCGCCGACGCGAAGAACAAGGTCACCACGGTCTATGTGAAGGCCGCGGACTCGCAGCAGATCGACAGCGTCAAGTCCACGATCCAGAAGAACATCCCGGGCACCACCGTCACCACCTCCGCCGACCTCGCCGACACCGTCTCCGGCTCCCTGTCCACCGCGTCCGACCTGGCCTCCAGCGTCGGCAAGTGGCTCTCCGTCGCCGTGCTGATCGCCGCCTTCCTGGTGGCCGGCCTGCTCACCTCGTCCGCGGTCAGCCGCCGGGTCCGGGAGTTCGGCACCCTCAAGGCGCTCGGCTGGAAGAGCGGCCGGGTCACCCGCCAGGTCGTCGGCGAGGCCCTCGTCAACGGACTGATGGGCGGCGTCCTCGGCATCGCGGTCGGGCTCGGCGGCGCGTACGTCGTCACCGCGATCAGCCCCACCCTCACCGCTCAACTCGGCTCCTCGGGCGGTCCGTCGGGCGGCGGAATGCGCGGCGGCATGATGGGCGGCGGCCCCGGCAGGCAGAGCGCCTCCAAGGCCCTCGACATCGCGCTGACCGCGCCCGTCTCCCTCTCGATCATCCTGATCGCCGTCGGCCTGGCCGTGGCGGGCGGGCTGATCGCGGGCGCCTTCGGTGGCTGGCGCGCATCCCGGCTGCGCCCCGCGGACGCCCTGCGCCGCGTCGAGTAACCCGTTGCGGGACACCCGGCGCCCGGGTGCCCCGGCCCCCGTCCCCCTCCGTGATCCCGGGATCCGCTCACCCCTTCACCGGTCCTCGCGATCACCGTCCAGCAGGAGTTGACCCATGTACACGCTTCAAGGCGTCACCAAGCGCTACACGCGCGGCAAGTCCACCGTTCACGCACTCGCCGGCGTCGATCTGACCATCGAGGACGGCGGCCGGCTCGTCATCCAGGGCCCCACCGGCGGCGGCAAGTCCACCCTGCTCCAGATGCTCGGCGGCCTGGACCGCCCCACGGCCGGCAGCGTCGAACTCGACGGGGTCGACCTCGCGAAGCTCAGCGAGGCCAAGCTCACCAAGGTGCGCGCGAAGAACATCGGGTTCGTCTTCCAGAGCTTCAACCTCATCCCGACGCTCACCGCCCAGGAGAACGTCGAGACGGCCCTCGTACCCCTCGGCGGCAAGGCGTCCGAGCGGCGCAGACG
It contains:
- a CDS encoding biotin--[acetyl-CoA-carboxylase] ligase, producing MTPSDASHSRWSDLDRPPLNVPALRRGLLRPGGLWSSLDVVDTTGSTNSDLARRAAGLTEGAVLVAEEQTAGRGRLDRTWSAPARSGLFLSVYLTPGAVPAQRWGWLPLLTGVAVAAGLERSAGVDTALKWPNDLLVTVGGEERKTGGILAERAGDGVVIGIGLNVSLRADELPAPTAASLALAGAVSTDRETLLRGVLRSLEHWYGAWRAADGDAAVSGLREAYAANCATLGRTVRAQLPGDRTLTGEAVAIDGDGRLVLSTGDGLQEPVSAGDIVHLRGVGGGLT
- a CDS encoding adenylate/guanylate cyclase domain-containing protein, whose translation is MTVDDTNSGAGAEPPSDPSVHATPHHEVDHTAEPTDDPLAIRLEALILGADRRYTPFQAARTAGVSMDLASRFWRAMGFADIGQAKALTEADVLALRRLSGLVEAGLLSEPMAIQVARSTGQTTARLAEWQIDSFLEGLTEPPEPGMTRTEVTYPLIELLLPELEEFLVYVWRRQLAAATGRVVQAADDDEMVDRRLAVGFADLVGFTRLTRRLEEEELGELVESFETTCADLVAAHGGRLIKTLGDEVLFAADDAGTAAEIALRLVEAMALDETMPALRVGIAFGTVTTRMGDVFGTTVNLASRLTSIAPKDAVLVDGAFAEELIRTGDAPASEARAAEEAAAAAELAEKAGAGGAEPRPVPRYRYGLQPMWQRPVRGLGIVEPWLLARRGTS
- a CDS encoding enoyl-CoA hydratase/isomerase family protein; its protein translation is MTVTSEQRFGEFVAVRGHEGLEHVAELVLDRPRAMNAVSTDMARSIAAACAALAADPDVRVTVLTSSHERAFCVGADLKERNSFTDADLVRQRPTARAAYTGVLELPMPTIAAVHGFALGGGFELALSCDLIVADRTALVGLPEVSVGVIPGGGGTQLLPRRVGAARAAELIFTARRVEAAEARELGLVDELVAEGEDRSEALALAGRIAGNSPVGLRAAKRALRLGHGLDLRAGLEVEDSAWRSVAFSGDRAEGVAAFNEKRKPNWPGE
- a CDS encoding GGDEF domain-containing protein, with amino-acid sequence MGGDDARLRAVVSLAQAMAAAHTPRGCWRAAALGACEALGGSFAALSVWERGRGRLRVLVNAGERAEGEEEFPDEETYPVHQFPEITEFLHERWAGGGEPDAWVETAEGPLEPEPAGDGRGAGAAGAHGYGRGYCHQRVASLRRRGRGCCVVAPIVLHGRAWGELYVARPAGEPVFGRRDADFATVLAAVVAAGISQTERLEEVRKLAFTDPLTGLANRRAVDMRLDEAVERHRVDGSVVSLVVCDLNGLKWVNDTHGHAVGDRLLERFGSVLSRCGAMLPGALSARLGGDEFCLLALGPGADEVVEVATELCGRAAELEFGNGVACGIASTGDPIGPVVSARRLFRLADAAQYRAKAARSLKPVVAGRDGEVLRLADSPPKPAHDRRRLRGNRP
- the hutH gene encoding histidine ammonia-lyase, which translates into the protein MDMHTVVVGTSGTTAQDVIAVARGNARVELSAAAVDALAAAREVIDALAAKPEPVYGVSTGFGALASRHISPELRAQLQRNIVRSHAAGMGPRVEREVVRALMFLRLKTVASGHTGVRPEIAQTMADVLNAGITPVVHEYGSLGCSGDLAPLSHCALTLMGEGDAEGPDGTVRPAGELLAAHGITPVELREKEGLALLNGTDGMLGMLVMAIADLQNLYTSADITAALSLEALLGTDKVLAPELHAIRPHPGQGVSADNMLRVLAGSGLTGHHQDDAPRVQDAYSVRCAPQVNGAGRDTLAHARLVADRELAAAVDNPVVLSDGRVESNGNFHGAPVAYVLDFLAIAAADLGSITERRTDRLLDKNRSHGLPPFLADDAGVDSGLMIAQYTQAALVSEMKRLAVPASADSIPSSAMQEDHVSMGWSAARKLRTAVENLARIVAVELYAATRAIELRAAQGLTPAPASLAAVEALRAAGVEGPGPDRFLSPDLAAADAFVRAGALVAAVEPVTGRLA
- a CDS encoding L,D-transpeptidase, with translation MEKRVMTDSKRRKGLMAASALLGGVLVLSACSDGGDKGGSSPDSSKTSQAAEVDKAAAEETSEAQIAIAPKNGATNASINNDAKVSVAKGKLTDVTMTTTAGAAVKGTLAADGTSWTPDAQLERSTTYKISATAKDSKGREAHENSSFTTVSPANSFIGNFTPEDGSTVGVGMPVSINFNKAITDKKAVQDGITVTSSSGQQVVGHWFNAQRLDLRPENYWQGGSTVTLKLALDGVEGADGVFGVQQKTVTFKVGRNQVSTVDAKTHMMTVTQNGKTIKTIPISAGSSDNPTYNGQMVISEKFKETRMDGATVGFTDDDGKGEYDIKDVPHAMRLSTSGTFIHGNYWGAKSIFGSANTSHGCVGLSDTKGAGDAGQPGAWFYNNSIVGDVVIIKNSPDKTIQPDNGLNGWNMSWAQWQAPAA
- a CDS encoding ABC transporter permease; amino-acid sequence: MFFTYLRRELRRRRKAALVVASGLGLGIALVIIVSSVSSGMSKAQDKVLESLYGLGTDMTVTKAAAAPGSGTERPRFEFDAKDSGDDSTQSTDRVMVQGFQTLAATTVAEVDQQDGVADAVGGLSVTVMKVDGQFKRGEFKQQGGTAESGRGGPGGSGVPQGEVKGGGASFDVNSYTVYGTDVTKQDLGPLTSSKITAGRTFRTTETNGKVAVVDAAYAKEKKLTVGKTVTVHGTEFTIVGVSTADSGDAAANLYIPLQRAQTLADAKNKVTTVYVKAADSQQIDSVKSTIQKNIPGTTVTTSADLADTVSGSLSTASDLASSVGKWLSVAVLIAAFLVAGLLTSSAVSRRVREFGTLKALGWKSGRVTRQVVGEALVNGLMGGVLGIAVGLGGAYVVTAISPTLTAQLGSSGGPSGGGMRGGMMGGGPGRQSASKALDIALTAPVSLSIILIAVGLAVAGGLIAGAFGGWRASRLRPADALRRVE
- a CDS encoding ABC transporter ATP-binding protein codes for the protein MYTLQGVTKRYTRGKSTVHALAGVDLTIEDGGRLVIQGPTGGGKSTLLQMLGGLDRPTAGSVELDGVDLAKLSEAKLTKVRAKNIGFVFQSFNLIPTLTAQENVETALVPLGGKASERRRRAAEALDSVGLGERLGHLPGEMSGGQQQRVAIARALVKQPKVLLADEPTGNLDESMRDEIMEVLETMWKEHGLTFVMVTHDSAIARRAPRLATIRKGKVTITENAAA